From the Homo sapiens chromosome 1, GRCh38.p14 Primary Assembly genome, one window contains:
- the OR2L8 gene encoding olfactory receptor 2L8 yields the protein MENYNQTSTDFILLGLFPPSRIDLFFFILIVFIFLMALIGNLSMILLIFLDTHLHTPMYFLLSQLSLIDLNYISTIVPKMASDFLHGNKSISFTGCGIQSFFFLALGGAEALLLASMAYDRYIAICFPLHYLIRMSKRVCVLMITGSWIIGSINACAHTVYVLHIPYCRSRAINHFFCDVPAMVTLACMDTWVYEGTVFLSATIFLVFPFIGISCSYGQVLFAVYHMKSAEGRKKAYLTCSTHLTVVTFYYAPFVYTYLRPRSLRSPTEDKVLAVFYTILTPMLNPIIYSLRNKEVMGALTRVSQRICSVKM from the coding sequence ATGGAAAATTACAATCAAACATCAACTGATTTCATCTTATTGGGGCTGTTTCCACCATCAAGAATTgaccttttcttcttcattctcattgttttcattttcctgatggctCTAATTGGAAACCTGTCCATGATTCTTCTCATCTTCTTGGACACCCATCTCCACACACCCATGTATTTCCTACTGAGTCAGCTCTCCCTCATTGACCTAAATTACATCTCCACCATTGTTCCTAAGATGGCATCTGATTTTCTGCATGGAAACAAGTCTATCTCCTTCACTGGGTGTGGGATTCAGAGTTTCTTCTTCTTGGCATTAGGAGGTGCAGAAGCACTACTTTTGGCATCTATGGCCTATGATCGTTACATTGCTATTTGCTTTCCTCTCCACTATCTCATCCGCATGAGCAAAAGAGTGTGTGTGCTGATGATAACAGGGTCTTGGATCATAGGCTCGATCAATGCTTGTGCTCACACTGTATATGTACTCCATATTCCTTATTGCCGATCCAGGGCCATCAATCATTTCTTCTGTGATGTCCCAGCAATGGTGACTCTGGCCTGCATGGACACCTGGGTCTATGAGGGCACAGTGTTTTTGAGTGCCACCATCTTTCTCGTGTTTCCCTTCATTGGTATTTCATGTTCCTATGGCCAGGTTCTCTTTGCTGTCTACCACATGAAATCtgcagaagggaggaagaaagccTATTTGACCTGCAGCACCCACCTCACTGTAGTAACTTTCTACTATGCACCTTTTGTCTACACTTATCTACGTCCAAGATCCCTGCGATCTCCAACAGAGGACAAGGTTCTGGCTGTCTTCTACACCATCCTCACCCCAATGCTCAACCCCATCATCTATAGCCTGAGGAACAAGGAGGTGATGGGGGCCCTGACACGAGTGAGTCAGAGAATCTGCTCTGTGAAAATGTAG
- the OR2AK2 gene encoding olfactory receptor 2AK2 has protein sequence MKTGNQSFGTDFLLVGLFQYGWINSLLFVVIATLFTVALTGNIMLIHLIRLNTRLHTPMYFLLSQLSIVDLMYISTTVPKMAVSFLSQSKTIRFLGCEIQTYVFLALGGTEALLLGFMSYDRYVAICHPLHYPMLMSKKICCLMVACAWASGSINAFIHTLYVFQLPFCRSRLINHFFCEVPALLSLVCQDTSQYEYTVLLSGLIILLLPFLAILASYARVLIVVFQMSSGKGQAKAVSTCSSHLIVASLFYATTLFTYTRPHSLRSPSRDKAVAVFYTIVTPLLNPFIYSLRNKEVTGAVRRLLGYWICCRKYDFRSLY, from the coding sequence atgaaaacaggaaatcaaagTTTTGGGACAGATTTTCTACTTGTTGGTCTTTTCCAATATGGCTGGATAAACTCTCTTCTCTTTGTCGTCATTGCCACCCTCTTTACAGTTGCTCTGACAGGAAATATCATGCTGATCCACCTCATTCGACTGAACACCAGACTCCACACTCCAATGTACTTTCTGCTCAGTCAGCTCTCCATCGTTGACCTCATGTACATCTCCACCACAGTGCCCAAGATGGCAGTCAGCTTCCTCTCACAGAGTAAGACCATTAGATTTTTGGGCTGTGAGATTCAAACGTATGTGTTCTTGGCCCTTGGTGGAACTGAAGCCCTTCTCCTTGGTTTTATGTCTTATGATCGCTATGTAGCTATCTGTCACCCTTTACATTATCCTATGCTTATGAGCAAGAAGATCTGCTGCCTCATGGTTGCATGTGCATGGGCCAGTGGTTCTATCAATGCTTTCATACATACATTGTATGTGTTTCAGCTTCCATTCTGTAGGTCTCGGCTCATTAACCACTTTTTCTGTGAAGTTCCAGCTCTACTATCATTGGTGTGTCAGGACACCTCCCAGTATGAGTATACAGTCCTCCTGAGTGGACTTATTATCTTGCTACTACCATTCCTAGCCATTCTGGCTTCCTATGCTCGTGTGCTTATTGTGGTATTCCAGATGAGCTCAGGAAAAGGACAGGCAAAAGCTGTTTCCACTTGTTCCTCCCACCTGATTGTGGCAAGCCTGTTCTATGCAACCACTCTCTTTACCTACACAAGGCCACACTCCTTGCGTTCCCCTTCACGGGATAAGGCGGTGGCAGTATTTTACACCATTGTCACACCTCTACTGAACCCATTTATCTACAGCCTGAGAAATAAGGAAGTGACGGGGGCAGTGAGGAGACTGTTGGGATATTGGATATGCTGTAGAAAATATGACTTCAGATCTCTGTATTGA